The window TAATAATACATCTACTTACTGAACTTTGTGGGATTGGTTTAGCAGGTTTTTTACCTGCTGTGATAGTACTATATCAAAAAAACCATGCTTATATTATTTTTCCGGCGATGATGCCTGCGGTAGCTTTACCTCAAATGTGGCACCCTGTCCCGGAACCGAAAATATATTAAACGTTCCCTTAAGGCTTTCAACCAGGTGCTTTACAAGCGCCAGGCCAAACCCATACCCATTTTCGCCGCCGGTACCATTTGTTGATATAGCATTTCCCTGCAATATGGTGGCTATTCCGCCTGCATCCAGCCCAACGCCCGAGTCGGTTACTTTTACCTGCAATACGTTTTCGTTTTTATCTTCAATCAAATCCAGGTCGACAGTAACAAAACCATTATTCGGCGTAAATTTAATGGCGTTGGATATCAGGTTGCCCGTTATCTGCAACAATTTATTTTTTGAAAAAGGAATGGTTTCTGATGCCGATGATGTATTTACTGTAAAGGTAATATGCTTGTTCATGGCCTGCGGTACATAAAGCTTTTGTAGCTTATCTTTAAATACTACCTGGTTAAATTCGTTTCCCTTCAATTCGGGTACTTTCTTATCTTTTTTATCAGCGCTCAAAATCTCGTCGGCAAGTTCCAGTATCGACCTTCCACTTTTGTGAATCAGGTTCATAAACTCCAGTATCTCGTCCATTTGGTTTTCATCACCCTGCTCACGTATCAGTTGCGCCAGGCCTATAATGCCACTTAAGGGTCCGCGAATATCGTGCGCTACTTTTTTCTGCGTTTGTTTTGCTTCAGATAAATTACTCCGCAGGTCCTCAATTACTTTGATGTATTTAAGCCTGTTCACAATTTCGCCGGCAATTATCTTTAACAACTCTACCTTTTCGGGATTAAGCGTTTTTGGCGAGTGCGCATCAACCACGCATAAAGCGCCAATGTTATGATTACCTACATTAAGCGGAATGCCGTAGTAGTAGCGCAGGTGCGGGCCTCCGGTAACATAGGGCCTGTCTTTAAACCGCTCATCGGCACTCAGGTCGGCAATTTCCATGTTATCATCGCTCATTAACAAGTACTGGCAAACAGATTCCTCGCGCGGCATTTGCTCCAGGTCCATATTGTGGGTAGATATGGTCCATTGGGTATACGAATCAATGAGATTAACCAACGACATTTCGGTGCCAGCAACTTTGGCGGCAAGTTTAGTAAGATCTTTAAAGCTATCGGCATGGGCGCCATAGTCCAAATCAAATTCCGACAGGGTCATTACCCTGTCCATTTCATTTTCGGGGATTGGGGGAGTAAGCATATAATCAATTAGTTACG is drawn from Mucilaginibacter ginsenosidivorax and contains these coding sequences:
- a CDS encoding GAF domain-containing sensor histidine kinase, encoding MLTPPIPENEMDRVMTLSEFDLDYGAHADSFKDLTKLAAKVAGTEMSLVNLIDSYTQWTISTHNMDLEQMPREESVCQYLLMSDDNMEIADLSADERFKDRPYVTGGPHLRYYYGIPLNVGNHNIGALCVVDAHSPKTLNPEKVELLKIIAGEIVNRLKYIKVIEDLRSNLSEAKQTQKKVAHDIRGPLSGIIGLAQLIREQGDENQMDEILEFMNLIHKSGRSILELADEILSADKKDKKVPELKGNEFNQVVFKDKLQKLYVPQAMNKHITFTVNTSSASETIPFSKNKLLQITGNLISNAIKFTPNNGFVTVDLDLIEDKNENVLQVKVTDSGVGLDAGGIATILQGNAISTNGTGGENGYGFGLALVKHLVESLKGTFNIFSVPGQGATFEVKLPQASSPEK